A part of Fusarium oxysporum Fo47 chromosome III, complete sequence genomic DNA contains:
- a CDS encoding major facilitator superfamily domain-containing protein → MATVTAQRADTAETVTYPPQTGIFKHISKAIPYFRNPRHVLILKLDCLLLTWTFIAGIMKEMDQSATTQAYVSGMREALSLYGNELVFFNTYFSIGYAIGLVPGQLAQTRVRPSLFLPTCEIIWGLFVIVTCKAQNATTVYALRFFLGLFSAVFWPSVVSLIFNWYTPKELAFRIACFNVSDVAGAMFLGALQAALYRNLNGAHGIAGWQWLFIVSGVITIAQGIVGFFIIPDTPAYTRAKWLTEDEKKLSRERMEGFGANTSKLIPPAILKQKLRKLIVHPVTYFFLAAFALNAWAHRATSYFVLYIESLKDAAGNRMYSTYQVNVLPLGGYALQIVSNLILNGLSDWKHWRWQISTGSTFSFGVLLCVLCAWPSDQKVVMAFYFMTYAANAGAPSLMAWFAELMRKEPEARAIVVAITVMIVYIGHATIPLRAFRVADAPQYPIGFPLATAMSFASVFVQLGLLWWARRNPQLVKGGYEGTAIDSRVSDEESSGSIVDGASDREGGDGEKTADPVVSKINQ, encoded by the exons ATGGCGACTGTCACTGCTCAACGGGCAGATACAGCTGAGACTGTAACATATCCCCCTCAAACGGGCATCTTTAAGCATATCTCCAAAGCGATTCCCTATTTTCGCAATCCTAGACATGTCTTGATTCTCAAGCTTGATTGTCTTCTCCTGACATGGACTTTCATTGCTGGCATCATGAAGGAGATGGATCAGTCTGCGACTACACAAGCATATGTTTCTGGAATGCGAGAAGCTTTGAGTCTGTACGGCAATGAGTTGGTCTTTTTCAACACCTACTTCTCTATTGGATATGCCATTGGTCTTGTTCCTGGGCAGTTGGCTCAGACGAGG GTCCGCCCATCCCTGTTTCTACCAACTTGCGAGATCATCTGGGGTCTCTTTGTCATAGT CACCTGCAAAGCCCAAAACGCAACAACCGTCTACGCCCTccgcttcttcctcggtctCTTCTCAGCCGTCTTCTGGCCCAGTGTCGtctccctcatcttcaactggTACACACCCAAAGAGCTCGCCTTCCGAATCGCCTGCTTCAATGTTTCCGACGTCGCAGGAGCCATGTTCCTCGGTGCCCTCCAAGCAGCTCTGTACCGTAACCTAAACGGCGCTCATGGAATAGCTGGATGGCAGTGGCTTTTCATTGTTTCAGGTGTTATTACCATCGCTCAGGGAATTgttggcttcttcatcattccTGATACGCCTGCGTACACACGTGCGAAGTGGTTGAcagaggatgagaagaagttATCTCGTGAGCGAATGGAGGGCTTTGGCGCAAATACGTCGAAACTTATCCCTCCGGCTATCTTGAAGCAGAAGTTGCGCAAGTTGATCGTCCATCCTGTGACGTACTTCTTCCTCGCTGCTTTTGCCTTGAATGCCTGGGCTCACCGCGCCACTTCGTACTTTGTTCTTTACATCGAGAGTCTCAAGGACGCGGCTGGTAATCGTATGTATAGCACATACCAGGTCAACGTCCTTCCCCTGGGCGGTTATGCTCTTCAGATTGTTTCCAATCTTATTTTGAACGGCTTGTCGGACTGGAAACATTGGAGATGGCAGATCAGTACTGGATCTACATTCTCATTTGGTGTCCTGCTTTGCGTGCTTTGTGCTTGGCCTTCAGATCAGAAGGTCGTTATGGCATTCTACTTCATGACCTATGCTGCCAACGCCGGAGCCCCTTCACTGATGGCGTGGTTTGCTGAACTTATGAGAAAGGAGCCTGAAGCGAGAGCAATTGTCGTTGCGATCACAGTTATGATCGTGTATATCGGCCATGCAACGATTCCACTTCGTGCTTTCAGAGTTGCAGACGCGCCACAATATCCTATTGGATTTCCACTGGCTACAGCGATGTCTTTTGCATCGGTTTTTGTCCAGCTTGGCTTGCTATGGTGGGCTCGAAGGAATCCTCAGCTTGTTAAGGGTGGTTATGAGGGTACTGCGATCGACTCGAGAGTGTCTGATGAGGAAAGCTCTGGAAGTATTGTCGATGGGGCAAGTGACCGAGAGGGAGGAGACGGAGAGAAAACGGCTGACCCAGTGGTTTCAAAGATCAACCAGTAG